The following are from one region of the Gossypium hirsutum isolate 1008001.06 chromosome D03, Gossypium_hirsutum_v2.1, whole genome shotgun sequence genome:
- the LOC107950299 gene encoding calcium-transporting ATPase 1, endoplasmic reticulum-type, which yields MGRGGENYGKRENAGAASSKQETFPAWARDVKQCEEKYQVNRELGLPSAEVEKRRQIYGLNELLKHEPTSIFQLLLEQFNDTLVRVLLAAAIISFVLAWYDGEGRGEKEITAFVEPLVIFLILIVNAIVGIWQESSAEKALEALKEIQSEHADVIRDGKKVSSLPAKELVPGDIVELRVGDKVPADMRVLSLISSTVRVEQGSLTGESEAVSKTVKVVPENSDIQGKKCMVFAGTTMVNGNCICLVTEIGMNTEIGKVHSQIHEASQSDTDTPLKKKLNEFGEVLTLIIGMICILVWLINVKYFLSWEYVDGWPTNFKFSFEKCTYYFEIAVALAVAAIPEGLPAVITTCLALGTRKMAQKNALVRKLPSVETLGCTTVICSDKTGTLTTNQMAVSKLVAIGSRSGTLRSFDVEGTTYDPFDGKILGWPVDGMDANLEMIAKISAVCNDAGVEQSGRHYVAIGMPTEAALKVLVEKMELPEKYASSSAPGDPRRCCQVWNKMVQRIATLEFDRDRKSMGVIINSSSGNKSLLVKGAVENLLERSSFIQLLDGSTVELDKYSKDLILQVLREMSTDALRCLGFAYKEELPEFATYNSDEDHPAHQLLLNPSNYSSIESNLIFVGLVGLRDPPRKEVRQAIEDCKAAGIRVMVITGDNKNTAEAICREIGVFGYREDITSRSLTGKEFMDHPDQRNHLRQNGGLLFSRAEPRHKQEIVRLLKQDGEVVAMTGDGVNDAPALKLADIGVAMGITGTEVAKEASDMVLADDNFSTIVAAVGEGRSIYDNMKAFIRYMISSNIGEVASIFLTAALGIPEGMIPVQLLWVNLVTDGPPATALGFNPQDTDIMKKPPRRSNDSLITAWILFRYLVIGSYVGLATVGVFIIWYTHNTFMGIDLSGDGHSLVTYSQLSNWDKCPSWVNFTASPFTAGPQVFNFDTNPCDYFRSGKIKASTLSLSVLVSIEMFNSLNALSEDGSLLTMPPWINPWLLLAMSISFGLHFLILYVPFLAQVFGIVPLSHNEWLLVLAVAFPVILIDEVLKCIGRCTTGPRYSPATISIKHKAE from the exons ATGGGGAGAGGAGGGGAAAACTATGGTAAGAGAGAAAATGCAGGTGCTGCCTCTTCCAAGCAAGAAACTTTTCCAGCTTGGGCAAGAGATGTGAAACAATGTGAAGAGAAGTACCAAGTGAATCGAGAATTGGGATTACCAAGTGCTGAAGTTGAAAAAAGGAGGCAGATTTATGGATTGAACGAGTTACTGAAACACGAGCCGACATCGATTTTTCAACTGCTTTTGGAGCAATTTAATGACACATTAGTTAGGGTACTGTTGGCTGCTGCAATCATATCTTTTGTTTTAGCTTGGTATGATGGTGAAGGAAGAGGGGAGAAGGAGATAACAGCTTTTGTGGAGCCACTTGTTATTTTCTTGATCTTGATAGTGAACGCCATTGTGGGAATATGGCAAGAAAGTAGCGCGGAAAAAGCATTGGAGGCTTTGAAGGAAATTCAATCGGAGCATGCCGATGTAATTCGAGATGGTAAGAAGGTCTCAAGTTTGCCTGCCAAGGAACTTGTCCCCGGAGATATTGTGGAATTGAGGGTTGGTGATAAGGTACCAGCGGATATGCGGGTTTTGAGTTTGATAAGCTCAACAGTAAGAGTTGAACAGGGGTCATTGACCGGGGAGAGCGAAGCTGTAAGCAAGACTGTGAAGGTTGTTCCTGAGAATTCGGATATTCAAGGGAAGAAATGTATGGTCTTTGCTGGAACAACTATGGTCAATGGCAACTGTATTTGCTTGGTCACTGAGATAGGCATGAATACTGAGATTGGAAAGGTGCATTCACAGATTCATGAAGCATCACAGAGCGATACAGATACCCCATTAAAGAAGAAATTGAATGAGTTTGGCGAGGTTTTAACATTAATAATCGGAATGATTTGTATATTGGTTTGGCTTATTAATGTGAAATACTTTCTTTCTTGGGAATACGTTGATGGTTGGCCAACAAACTTTAAGTTCTCATTTGAGAAGTGCACATATTACTTCGAAATTGCGGTGGCGTTGGCTGTTGCTGCAATTCCAGAAGGTTTACCAGCAGTTATTACGACATGTTTAGCACTGGGAACCCGAAAGATGGCTCAAAAGAACGCACTTGTCCGGAAGCTGCCTAGTGTAGAGACTCTTGGTTGCACAACTGTTATCTGTTCTGATAAGACAGGAACCTTGACTACCAATCAGATGGCTGTTTCGAAGCTTGTTGCTATAGGTTCAAGGTCGGGCACTCTGCGATCTTTTGATGTGGAAGGGACTACATATGATCCTTTTGATGGGAAAATACTGGGATGGCCTGTTGATGGAATGGATGCCAATCTTGAAATGATTGCCAAGATTTCTGCTGTTTGCAATGATGCTGGTGTTGAGCAATCTGGGAGGCATTATGTTGCCATTGGAATGCCTACAGAAGCAGCACTAAAG gttttggttgagaaaatggAACTTCCTGAAAAGTACGCTTCCTCTTCAGCTCCTGGGGATCCTCGAC GCTGTTGTCAAGTGTGGAACAAAATGGTGCAAAGGATTGCTACACTCGAGTTTGACCGTGATCGGAAGTCCATGGGAGTTATTATCAATTCCAGCTCAGGAAACAAGTCATTGCTAGTAAAG GGTGCTGTAGAGAATCTATTGGAGAGAAGCTCTTTTATCCAGTTACTTGATGGCTCTACCGTAGAACTAGATAAATATTCGAAGGATCTTATTTTACAGGTTCTTCGTGAAATGTCCACCGATGCATTACGTTGCCTTGGTTTCGCATATAAGGAGGAGCTTCCGGAATTTGCAACATACAACAGTGATGAAGATCATCCAGCTCATCAGCTTTTGCTAAACCCCTCCAATTATTCTTCTATTGAGAGTAACCTTATTTTTGTTGGTTTAGTTGGGTTAAGG GATCCTCCTCGGAAAGAGGTTCGTCAAGCAATTGAAGACTGCAAAGCAGCTGGGATTCGTGTTATGGTCATTACAGGAGACAATAAGAACACAGCGGAAGCTATTTGTCGCGAAATTGGTGTATTCGGATATCGTGAAGATATCACTTCCAGGAGCTTAACGGGGAAGGAGTTTATGGATCATCCTGATCAGAGAAATCACCTGAGACAGAATGGAGGTCTATTATTTTCTCGAGCTGAGCCAAGGCACAAGCAGGAAATAGTGAGGTTGCTGAAGCAGGATGGTGAAGTGGTTGCAATGACTGGGGATGGAGTTAATGATGCTCCTGCCTTAAAGTTGGCTGATATTGGAGTAGCAATGGGCATCACCGGGACAGAG GTTGCAAAGGAGGCCTCTGACATGGTGCTAGCAGATGATAACTTCAGCACTATAGTTGCTGCAGTTGGTGAAGGCAGATCCATTTACGACAATATGAAGGCTTTTATAAG GTACATGATCTCCTCCAACATTGGTGAGGTTGCTTCCATATTCTTAACAGCTGCTTTGGGTATTCCAGAAGGCATGATCCCAGTTCAACTTCTCTGGGTTAATCTTGTTACTGATGGACCTCCAGCAACTGCTCTTGGATTCAATCCCCAAGACACAGATATAATGAAGAAGCCTCCCAGAAGAAGCAATGACTCATTAATCACTGCTTGGATCTTATTCCGCTACCTG GTGATTGGGTCCTATGTCGGGTTGGCCACGGTTGGGGTATTCATCATATGGTACACACACAATACCTTCATGGGCATTGATCTTAGTGGAGATGGCCATAGTCTGGTTACTTACTCTCAACTTTCCAACTGGGATAAATGCCCTTCCTGGGTAAATTTCACAGCATCTCCGTTCACAGCCGGTCCCCAAGTATTCAATTTCGATACAAACCCCTGCGACTACTTTAGATCCGGGAAAATCAAAGCCTCAACACTTTCCCTCTCCGTCTTGGTCTCTATTGAGATGTTCAATTCCCTTAACGCCCTCTCTGAAGATGGAAGCTTATTGACAATGCCTCCTTGGATCAATCCATGGCTCCTTTTGGCCATGTCAATTTCATTTGGACTCCATTTCTTGATTCTCTACGTGCCATTCCTTGCTCAAGTGTTTGGGATTGTTCCCCTCAGCCACAACGAATGGTTGCTGGTATTGGCAGTTGCTTTTCCAGTCATTCTGATCGACGAGGTTCTCAAATGCATTGGCAGATGCACAACCGGGCCGCGGTATTCTCCTGCAACTATATCTATAAAGCATAAAGCTGAATGA
- the LOC107950300 gene encoding histone H4: protein MSGRGKGGKGLGKGGAKRHRKVLRDNIQGITKPAIRRLARRGGVKRISGLIYEETRGVLKIFLENVIRDAVTYTEHARRKTVTAMDVVYALKRQGRTLYGFGG, encoded by the coding sequence ATGTCAGGAAGAGGAAAGGGAGGCAAGGGGTTGGGCAAGGGAGGAGCAAAGCGTCACCGTAAGGTCCTCCGTGATAATATCCAGGGAATTACAAAGCCGGCTATTCGGCGTTTGGCTCGTAGGGGAGGCGTCAAGCGCATCAGCGGCTTGATCTACGAAGAAACCCGTGGTGTTCTCAAGATCTTCTTGGAGAACGTGATTCGTGACGCTGTCACCTATACCGAGCACGCGAGGAGAAAGACTGTGACTGCTATGGATGTGGTTTATGCGCTCAAGAGGCAGGGCAGGACTTTGTATGGATTCGGTGGTTAA